The DNA window GTATTGGCCATTTCGGAGAGGGCGTTGATGGTAGAGGTTCCCAGGTAACTACCAGAAAACTCTGGGAATATGATGACGTTGGCAAAAAGCATAATACCAACGCCGATGAGAATTGGTGCGTAGATGGTTTCGTACAAGAGTGATGTAGCCTTGGTTGGCGCCGTGAGCACAGTGATTGCGGGTAGCATGACGAACAAGACGAACAAGAACAGTCGGGGACTAGAAGACCGTATGTAGCCGTGAAGCAAGATACACGCAAGGTAGAACAGAGCCCGAATAGTAAACGCAGCGGGTTTGTTGTCCTCGTAGACCAAGCTCGCAAGGTATAAACCCAGGATGCACCATGATAAGCCTAGGCCGGAGCCAAAGATGACCATGATGGCGTTCTCAATGACGACGCCCAGCCGCTGGCCCGGATGTGCAAAGGCAACTGTCATTGGGATGAGAAATGTTGACCAGGTCCTGATCTGGGGGAGAATTGCGATTGTGGTTGCGATCACACAGGCTATGAAATCCTTGAGAATCCGCTGCCAGAGATCCTTGGGGCCGCTGTCGCCCCAGAGGGAGACAACGACCCTACGTAGGAgttttgccattgccatgaaGAGTAGTTTTCCTTGGTAGCCACATCATCCCTTGAAATAAAGACTCTAAATCGTGATTTTTGAGTAGTGTCGAGTCTGTCGCCAAGGAGCGAGTCGGGAAGAGACCGGAGAGGCGAGCGGGAGACTCTCGGGAAAAAGATAAGGATTGGGAGCTTGCGGTCGTTAATCTGACGATGACTGCATGAAAGACGCCAGGGTTCGATCTTTGTCTGCGAATTTACTGCATGGAGCGTTGAACTGGGCTCCGATGTCGTAAGATGAGGTGTGGGAAGGAATGAGGACTGAGGCGAAAGAGGCGAAAGAGGCGAAAGAGTAGAgatggtgaagaaggaaggaagaagagaagaatgaatCAGGCTTTGACAGATGCAACGATTTCAGGGTTGGTGAGATGGACCAATCGGTGTGGTcacgtctttttttttcttcttccagagaTGGAAGGAGTGGTCGGTCAAAAAAGGGTAGTAAACGATCCATAGAGCttggagctcaaggagggGCTTGGAACAGGCCACTAAATGACTGCATCGAGCTTGTTTTTCAGGCTAAGGATCGCCCGGTGGCGCCATCCACCCAACCGTTGGATCCCGGTCTATCTCGCTGGGCGCCATTAATTGTTCTACATACCAGCATGAGGTGACCTCAAGTTGCTAGGCATGTTACTATGTAGGTACTACTGGTACTGTTAGATATGTACGATcggcttgttcttttctttgaaaCAGAACCAGCGGTTCGAAAATGGATAATTATATACATGGGAGATAACAAAGCAAACTATGATCGTTGTAGAAACAGTTGTTCAGATTTAACGAGACAAGAGCCCGTCAAGCCAATGGAATGAATACACAATACACGCTAGGCAATTAGACAGCAACACACATTCAAGTTTCACTCACCCATTATTCTGCCACTCTAGGTATTGCCAACCTGACTCGTCTGGATTGACCCTCTTGCTCTGTTTGCGCCCGCTTTCGCTTCCTCTCGACCACTCTGGGAGCCAGGATGGGCCTCCAtgcctcatcttcaagaGCCTCGCTCGCACTTGGGCGATTATGCGGCTCCCACGCCAGCATCCGCCGAAAGAGGCGATACAGCGGCCCCTTTATATCGCCCGCTTCATTGCGGCGCCTCAGCGTCTCTTGAATACTGGCATGTGAGCGCTGTGTCACCATCAGGTCGGGCGCTGCTTTCAAGCAGCGATGGAGCCACGAGGCAGCAAGAGCCCAGATGTCGAGTTTTGTTGCATCCAGATCCGACTCCCGGCCCCTGCTCAGCCAGAACTCTGGTGCGACGCAGACACTTGCATCGGGTCTCTCTGGTTTGTCCATGCAAAGCGATATGAAGGCTCTTTTCTCACATATCAGCAACAGCTCGGGTCGGATGTTTCCATGAGTAAAGCCTTGATTATGAAGTTCGGCTAGTCCACACAGAGTGTGGTACAGATATGCGACGCTCTCCATGGTCTTGAATTGTGTCCAGCGATCGTGGAGAAAGTTTTGCTTGGCCAGGGGCATAGAAAAGTACGTCTTTTGGCAGTGATCGAGGTCACTGCTTGCTCTAAACAAGCACGGAGGTGATCTCCAGTGCTCGCACCAAGTTTCAAGAATACCAAGGATGCCTTTGGCTGGCCTGCTTTGGTAATGAGAGGCCAAGTCAAGTTGATCGATTGTATATTGTCGTGTCTCGGCTTTATTTAGCAGCGCCTTTACAGCAACCGGCTGGCCGTCCTGAATATCAACACCGGACCAGACTGAGAGCGAGCTTGGGATTTTCTGATGCAGCCATACATTCCAAAGAATCTCAGGCTCTTCATCTGTTGTGGGAACGAGGCTGCAGGGGTCATGAGGGTGACGAGGGTAATGCCGGTTGATCCTCTTGGTGAACTCGTCTTGCTGTAGAGGGCTGACGGTAAACTCGAGAAGAAAGCGATATGGACCGAATCGAAGAAAGTTCTGCCGCCGGCGCAGGACACAAGACCTGTCCCTCTTGCTTGTCCCCCCATATATCACTACATCTTGATTGTTCATGTCGCCTCGCTCGTATATTATTGGCCGGCCAGTTCGTGATTCCATCACCAAGACTCTTGACCGTGCATGGACGTAAATCGTGGCATGGATGTGGTTGATGGATGCACGGACCGTCTTGGAGCTGGGAGTTGGCGATGAAGCTTGTGGGCATAGAAGAATCTCGGGGGTGAATGAATCTACTCCGGCTTTGACCTTGTTTGGGGACGGGCCAGTGCCGATTCTCCAAATGAAGCAAGATTGATCATGACGACAGGTAGGGGTGGAGTGGGATTGTGCAGAGGGAATCGACAGGCGATAGCCTATTGAGTCCTCGTCGCTTATTAGTGCCGGTGGCGATGGTTCGCGCCGAACATTttcaagaagatggatggcgGCCTCGTTGGCGGCGGAGAAGGTGAAGTAGCCAATGTCTGATGTCGACGCCATGATTCACAGTAAATCGCTACCGGTTGCTCGAAAACAGCCAAAGGAGGGTGTACATGGGTGACATGGTCGTGCGATACAACACAGGAAGACGGATAGGAGTGTGTTTCCAGTTATATTGTAGCCTCAAATAGATTGCAGTAGGTATTTATTTCCATCGCTCAGCGGTAACAGACGGGCAGATACCAGGTACAGTAGGTGGTTATAGTAAGCAGTGCAGCAGTGCAGGCAGCGAGCACCCCGCATCATGGCTGCAACCTCGCGTTGCAATCGCGCATTTTCAAGAAGCGGTCACGCCCTACGGTGCAGTCCAACGCGTAGTCAGGTGACTTGTTACCCAGGCACATGTATGTACGGATTAACAAGACTGGATATCAAAACCATCAGACCTGACGTGCATCGTAGTGCGGCTGCCATATCTTGAACTTCACCCGCTTCAAAACACCATACCATGGCCAAGCGGAAGAGCAACGACGAGAGCCCGGCTTTGCCGCGGAAAAAAGCtaagctgcagcaggctcCTCCCAATGTGCTCGATGCTCAGGCGACATGTTTGCCGACCTCAACGTCAATGCCAGCGGAATCACGACCTTCGCAGCGGGAGAAACGCAAAAGGACCAGAAGCCCGTCTCCAGAACCGAGTGCGAAGCGAGCCAGGACGCAGGGTCCTGGCGTCTCCGATTCATCTGTCGGAAGCCCAGAGGTCTGGCCCAGGTCACCGTCCAATGGAGTGGAATACGACAGCGACGAAGGAATTACCGACCACATGCGAGAATGCGAGGCAAAATTGCTGACCATCATGAGCGGCGATGATCCAGCATACTATCCTCCATCcgatgttgaagatgaattAGAGGCAGAGGGCCGCCACACGCCCCAATACGGATCTGGATCCGAGTACGAATCTGAGTGCGACAGTGACGAAGAAATAAACGGGCACACCAAGGAATGCGTGGAAAAATTGTTGGCCATCACGAACGGCAATGATCCAACATACCTTCCTCCATCcgatgttgaagatgaattAGAGGCAGAGGGCCGCCACACGCCCGAACGACCATATCAACACCCACGAGGCCGTCTGTTGAGTCCAGAGCTTCTGGGAAAGGAGAGACTACCCCCACCGTTTTTCAGGCTGAGCGCACGGGAGGCGATTGCGAGCTTGTCACCACAAGAAAGATGGCGACCACCCTCTGCCGCTCAGCCCCTCCGAGAGAAGAGTCGTAGCCCTCTTCAAGAGGCAAGGCAGAGCCCTCCACAGAACAAGAGCCTGAAACGGCAAAAGAGCCCTCGGCGACAACCAGAAGCGCACAAGAAGCGCATAAACACCGGGGACCAGCGACGGCCAAGGAAAGTCAAGCCTGCTCCACGGGTTGTCGAGCAGATTCTGCGGTCAAGGCGTTCGTCCCGACGGGATGGCGCGTCACAGCTGTGGTGTCTGGGAGATGACGGCGCGCCATGCTTGATGATATCCAGGAGGTGAGAGCTATGTCGTATCAGATGGGGAGATTTGGAGGCAGATCTGAGCTAAAGGTCGAATTGGAGAGGCAGGCATACCCGTTAACCTGGCAGGGCCGGGGGCAGCGGGCAGCCTCTCTTCCAGTTCTGCCGCACCGTCATGCCATTCATGTCCTCTGAAGACATGGCCGTTAATCTGACAGGGTCGGAGGCAGCGGCGTAGTCTTCTGAGGGTGCATGTTTGGCATTGCAGAGTGGCCCCTTGGCTTCAAAGGCATGGTTGTTATCCTGGCAGGGCCGGGTGCAGCAGCGAAGTCTCTTGGAGGGCTCACGATTTGCTAGATTCTCCAGTCTGATACAGAGGCTCGGCATGTAGTCATGGTGGAGATTGAAACCACGtaatttgtttgtttgcttttcttgTTATATACCCCATTTAGGTTCAAGTTTGTTAAAGCGTTTTGATTATATCTACATATATTGTAAACTATCTAGTATCGTTAGTGTAAAGTGGTAGACGGAGGAATTACATGACATATAGCTTTGGGATAGGTAAATGGCATGAATAGACAAGATGTAAAGTTGTAATAGCCACCAAGTACATTAGGTAGCCGGGTTGAAGGAATCTTTCATAATCAACCTCAATTGTCACGAAATGTACAGCATTGTAAGCAATAGGCCAGAGACGCAATAATTGCGCTATAGCAGCGCTTGAGCTTAGAGTGTGTAAATAAGCTCTACCAGTACTGAAATGATCAGCAGTACATGTAAGGATCAGCTCTAGAGATGTAGAAATGGTCTCTGCTCtaaaacgaaaaaaaaaaaaaaaaaaaaaaaaaaaaaaaaaaaaaaaaactgttGCTCTCATTATCGACAAGCCAAGCGCCCCATTATTTGACAACAGGTAAATAATCCTACATATCGATACTCACTTTACAGCAACAGCGCAGGCGGGCGTTCCTGTACCTCAAACTAGATTGCAGACGAGTCAGCGGCGACGATATCCAGACGTGCATTGAAGAAAGTGGAGATTTTTGACCCGGTGGTACGATCTGATctgatgttttcttttcgttttttaaattcttcTTATACTcggattttttttgtctgtttttttgctcttctctcgGCATATGACGTACAACTGCCCTGTCTGTAATGTACTCTGATAATTGCAGAACTCACCGAGACACAGTCATGGTTAATCATCAATGCTTCTTGGCCCTCTAATCGTCTGTTGTACACCATCATTCCTGTGTTTCCTCATCGTTTGGCAAAACCCAATTGTATCTCATCCCATTTAGCTAAATACCTAGTATCCGCTGCGCACATGGCTTACCGTCCCCATCACTCAACACAACGCTCTCAGTCTATAAGCCGCAAACATGTCAACTAGCCAACATTTTACAACATCCCTACAGCAACCACCACTGTCTCGTCTCCCCAAAAGTCAAAGTAATTTGGGCCGTAATAATATTCTTCATTATTACCTAGTAACAAAAGTACACATATTTGCCCATGATATACGCTGCTgttttcctcatcttcaagtcCCCACTGGCCCGGCCGCCAATGGCATCCGATCCGTGTGCTCCGGCCCCACGGGGCTCACTAGAACGCGCTGTAATTGAGCAACCTCCAGCTAAACCCATCTCCTACCAGTTCCGTGCAGCAAACGTCCACTCTATATTAttcatcctccatctcgacgCCATCCTGCTACTCTCACCAAAATCCTCTCGTCGCTCTCTCTCCGTCTCTCCCTCCGCAATCATGCTctccttcatcctcatccaaaACAGACAGTaagtcttcctcttcctccctaTCCACGCGCGTCTCTGCGCG is part of the Trichoderma atroviride chromosome 1, complete sequence genome and encodes:
- a CDS encoding uncharacterized protein (EggNog:ENOG41), translating into MASTSDIGYFTFSAANEAAIHLLENVRREPSPPALISDEDSIGYRLSIPSAQSHSTPTCRHDQSCFIWRIGTGPSPNKVKAGVDSFTPEILLCPQASSPTPSSKTVRASINHIHATIYVHARSRVLVMESRTGRPIIYERGDMNNQDVVIYGGTSKRDRSCVLRRRQNFLRFGPYRFLLEFTVSPLQQDEFTKRINRHYPRHPHDPCSLVPTTDEEPEILWNVWLHQKIPSSLSVWSGVDIQDGQPVAVKALLNKAETRQYTIDQLDLASHYQSRPAKGILGILETWCEHWRSPPCLFRASSDLDHCQKTYFSMPLAKQNFLHDRWTQFKTMESVAYLYHTLCGLAELHNQGFTHGNIRPELLLICEKRAFISLCMDKPERPDASVCVAPEFWLSRGRESDLDATKLDIWALAASWLHRCLKAAPDLMVTQRSHASIQETLRRRNEAGDIKGPLYRLFRRMLAWEPHNRPSASEALEDEAWRPILAPRVVERKRKRAQTEQEGQSRRVRLAIPRVAE